The Humulus lupulus chromosome 4, drHumLupu1.1, whole genome shotgun sequence genome has a window encoding:
- the LOC133831874 gene encoding probable LRR receptor-like serine/threonine-protein kinase At1g56140, with protein MSLALILTFFVAFPTFSHASLTQPTTEPSEVRALNSIFDQWGIKADTRQWNISGEPCSGAAIGDSTSNDDSSNNAFIKCECSFKDGSLCHITKLHVYEKNVGGEIPEELWTLTFLSELNLARNLLTGSLSPSIGNLTDMQDLSIESNALSGEVPKELGRLTKLISLSFSSNNFSGTLPQELGNLNKLQTLSIDSSGVSGEIPSTFANLTSLQSVSASDNELTGKIPGFIGNWRNLITLALQGNSFEGPIPPTFVNLTSLTALWLSEISNASSSLAFIKNMKSLRFLILRNNNITDSIPSNIGDYQKLTKLDLSFNNISGQIPQSLFNMGSLLELFLGNNSLSGTLPQQKISTSLNTIDLSYNNLVGNLPTWVNQPNLQMNLVGGNNFNIKSLKKSALPSGLYCLQQKFPCNRGKGIYYNFGISCGGPEITPSNGILYERDNETLGPATYYVSSTERWAVSSVGSFGVNRKGSYTSESALFLTARLSASSLRYYGLGLENGAYTVELSFAETTFPSKSWKSIGRRVFDIYIQGKLVLKDFDMKKETVGGNGNSIKKNYTKVRVIENYLEIHLFWAGKGTCCIPSAGTYGPSISAISANPEFIPTVSNKPPTKKNKRTNLIAGASVGIGVSIFFSVFGILYFLKIKKKPQSDNDNDNDEELSGMGVKPFTFSYAELKMATNDFSSANKLGEGGFGVVYKGTLEDGRVVAIKQLSVTSHHGKSQFVAEIATISAVQHRHLVRLYGCCLEGDKRLLVYEYLENKSLDRALFDHSLKLDWSTRFNICLGVARGLSYLHEESHIRIVHRDIKASNILLDYNLNPKISDFGLAKFYDDRKTHISICVAGTL; from the exons ATGTCCTTAGCTCTAATACTTACTTTCTTTGTGGCCTTCCCCACTTTTAGTCATGCTTCTTTAACTCAGCCCACTACAGAGCCCTCTGAAG TGAGAGCTTTGAACTCTATCTTTGATCAATGGGGGATTAAGGCTGACACTCGGCAATGGAATATAAGTGGGGAACCATGCAGTGGTGCTGCCATAGGCGACTCCACCTCCAACGACGACAGCTCAAACAACGCCTTCATCAAATGCGAATGCTCTTTCAAGGATGGCTCCCTCTGCCACATCACCAAACT GCACGTTTATGAAAAGAATGTTGGTGGTGAAATTCCAGAAGAGCTATGGACTCTGACCTTTCTCTCAGAACT GAATTTGGCCCGGAATTTGTTGACAGGCtctctttctccatcaattgggaACCTCACTGACATGCAAGACTT GAGCATTGAGTCAAATGCACTCTCTGGGGAGGTACCAAAGGAATTGGGAAGACTTACTAAGCTAATAAGTTT GTCATTTTCATCAAATAACTTCTCTGGTACCTTGCCGCAAGAGTTGGGGAATTTAAATAAATTACAAACACT TTCCATTGATAGTTCTGGAGTTAGTGGTGAGATACCTTCAACATTTGCAAATCTCACAAGCTTGCAAAGCGT GTCGGCATCAGACAATGAACTAACAGGGAAGATACCTGGCTTTATAGGGAATTGGAGAAATCTTATTACCTT GGCTCTTCAAGGAAACTCTTTTGAAGGACCTATACCACCAACTTTTGTGAATCTGACTTCTCTAACAGCCTT GTGGTTAAGTGAAATATCTAATGCAAGTTCTTCTCTTGCATTTATCAAGAATATGAAGTCTTTAAGATTCTT AATACTGAGGAATAACAACATCACAGACTCAATTCCTTCTAATATTGGAGACTACCAAAAGTTGACAAAGCT TGATCTGAGCTTCAACAATATAAGTGGGCAAATTCCTCAATCTCTTTTCAACATGGGTTCATTACTAGAACT GTTTCTTGGAAACAATAGCTTAAGTGGTACGCTGCCCCAACAAAAAATAAGCACCTCTCTTAATACTAT AGATTTATCATACAATAATTTAGTGGGAAACCTTCCTACTTGGGTCAATCAACCTAATTTACAAAT GAATTTAGTAGGTGGAAACAATTTCAATATAAAAAGTTTAAAGAAGAG TGCTCTTCCCTCAGGGTTATATTGCCTTCAGCAGAAATTTCCTTGCAATCGAGGCAAAGGCATCT ATTATAACTTTGGGATTAGCTGTGGCGGTCCTGAAATAACGCCTTCTAATGGTATTTTGTACGAAAGAGACAATGAAACTCTTGGTCCAGCTACTTATTATGTTAGCAGCACTGAGAGGTGGGCGGTTAGCAGTGTTGGAAGCTTTGGCGTGAACCGTAAAGGGAGTTATACTTCAGAATCAGCACTTTTCCTGACAGCAAGGCTTTCTGCTTCATCACTAAGATATTATGGTCTTGGCCTTGAGAATGGTGCCTACACTGTAGAACTTTCATTTGCAGAAACAACTTTCCCATCTAAGTCTTGGAAAAGTATTGGGAGGCGTGTGTTTGATATTTATATCCAA GGGAAGCTTGTTTTGAAGGATTTTGATATGAAAAAGGAAACAGTTGGAGGAAATGGTAACTCTATTAAGAAGAACTATACGAAGGTGAGAGTTATAGAGAACTACCTTGAAATCCATCTTTTTTGGGCTGGAAAAGGAACTTGCTGCATACCTTCCGCAGGTACTTATGGACCCTCTATTTCAGCCATCAGTGCTAACCCAG AATTCATTCCTACAGTCAGTAACAAACCTCCAACCAAGAAGAACAAGAGGACTAATCTCATTGCAGGGGCTTCTGTTGGTATTGGAGTTTCAATCTTTTTCTCTGTGTTTGGAATtctatattttctaaaaataaaaaagaagccTCAAAGCGACAACGACAACGACAACGACGAAG AGCTTTCAGGGATGGGTGTTAAGCCATTCACTTTCAGTTATGCTGAGCTAAAGATGGCTACAAATGACTTCAGTTCTGCTAATAAGTTGGGAGAGGGAGGATTTGGAGTTGTCTACAAG GGAACACTTGAGGATGGAAGAGTAGTAGCCATAAAGCAATTGTCAGTGACATCCCATCATGGAAAAAGTCAGTTTGTAGCTGAGATCGCTACAATATCTGCGGTGCAACATCGCCACCTAGTGAGGTTGTATGGTTGCTGCCTTGAAGGAGATAAACGACTTCTTGTTTACGAGTACTTGGAGAACAAAAGTCTCGATCGAGCACTATTTG